Proteins encoded in a region of the Podospora pseudopauciseta strain CBS 411.78 chromosome 6, whole genome shotgun sequence genome:
- the KRE2 gene encoding alpha 1,2-mannosyltransferase 2.4.1 (CAZy:GT15; EggNog:ENOG503NUKP; COG:G), translating into MAAGSARYVRYILIAFFVLAVFYFISDSSNAISQNITIPHGNKGTDDHAHKDAVLNNQPNSHDAAGDTHNTKNKPAIPKVGANIDPAEYPLAMTPNDPGFHDLSGIKGGPRVNATFVTLARNSDVWEIAKSIRQVEDRFNRRYNYDWVFLNDQPFDDTFKKVTTSLCSGKTHYGLIGEEHWGFPDFIDQEKAKKVREDMKERKIIYGDSVSYRHMCRFESGFFFRQPLMMNYEYYWRVEPSVELFCDIHYDPFRFMHENGKKYSFVLSLYEYIETIPTLWDSVTKFMKNHPEHIAEDNSMGFLSDDGGKTYNKCHFWSNFEIGSLSWLRSKAYIDYFESLDRDGGFFYERWGDAPVHSIAAALMLPKDQIHFFNDIAYYHVPFTHCPTGEKLRTDLKCHCDPKNNFDWKGYSCTSRYFEVNGLEKPEGWQDQTD; encoded by the exons ATGGCGGCCGGCAGCGCTCGCTATGTGCGCTACATCCTAATTGCCTTTTTC GTATTGGCAGTTTTCTACTTTATATCGGATTCTAGCAATGCGATTTCCCAAAATATTACTATCCCCCATGGCAACAAGGGCACCGATGACCACGCCCACAAGGATGCCGTTTTAAacaaccagcccaacagccatgatgctgctggtgatacccacaacaccaagaacaagcccGCGATCCCCAAGGTTGGCGCTAACATCGATCCCGCCGAGTACCCGCTGGCCATGACCCCAAATGACCCCGGATTCCACGATCTGTCCGGCATCAAGGGAGGACCCCGCGTTAACGCAACCTTCGTTACCCTGGCACGCAACTCTGACGTCTGGGAGATTGCCAAGTCCATTCGTCAAGTTGAGGACCGTTTCAACCGGAGATACAACTACGACTGGGTGTTCTTGAATGACCAGCCCTTCGACGACACTTTCAAGAAAGTCACAACATCCCTTTGCTCGGGCAAGACGCACTATGGTCTCATTGGCGAGGAACACTGGGGTTTCCCTGATTTCATCGAccaggagaaggccaagaaggttCGCGAGGATATGAAAGAGCGCAAGATCATTTACGGCGACAGCGTCAGCTACCGCCACATGTGCCGCTTCGAGtctggcttcttcttccgccAGCCCTTGATGATGAACTACGAATACTACTGGCGTGTCGAGCCCTCGGTCGAGCTGTTCTGCGACATCCACTACGATCCCTTCCGCTTCATGCACGAGAATGGAAAGAAGTACAGTTTCGTGCTCAGCTTGTACGAGTACATTGAGACCATCCCCACCCTGTGGGACAGTGTCACCAAGTTTATGAAGAATCACCCCGAGCACATTGCTGAGGACAACTCCATGGGTTTCCTGAGTGATGACGGTGGCAAGACGTACAACAAGTGCCACTTC TGGTCGAACTTTGAGATTGGTAGCTTGAGCTGGCTCCGCTCCAAGGCATACATTGACTACTTTGAGTCTCTCGACAGGGATGGCGGTTTCTTCTACGAGCGCTGGGGTGATGCCCCTGTGCACTCGATTGCTGCCGCCCTCATGCTTCCCAAGGACCAGATTCACTTCTTCAACGACATTGCCTACTACCACGTGCCCTTCACCCACTGCCCAACCGGTGAGAAGCTCCGCACGGACCTCAAGTGCCACTGCGACCCCAAGAACAACTTTGACTGGAAGGGGTATTCTT GCACATCAAGATACTTTGAGGTCAACGGTCTAGAGAAGCCCGAGGGCTGGCAAGACCAGACTGACTAA
- a CDS encoding hypothetical protein (COG:K; EggNog:ENOG503NYD2), protein MSLQITSIKFTFILLPLTTKTSPSSSARRLFLNHFKLQYNPLYTSQQPTYQFTMSATPFDEDDDPIMAEYNLFVKPPLPENRKLVLLQFFNKTATDPSTLRIPHIIGMRHKPESGFYEVDLPMDINTAYDRNKGVEMGTALTKSLEAKKGGTHGLAGGFSSVGPAATAASRGRRMAPGEEESPRMNFEEAARKNMVLKTQTLSGHRIANENVPHSYVGVFKGNNIHLTPFSDTVNLRPFQPHLDAVTEQERLNRPNPNAPQDAAPGARAPGRAIQMSLKSAMDGVATDTMADRTHKVQLEKWQHLDYMPDDTNGAWQAYRENLLLVPEQDLEGVNKEGTKEDAKGKTKEVADERDKICAMPDLVDKVAHLRTDWDEEKYIKIITEKW, encoded by the exons ATGAGCCTTCAGATCACAAGCATCAAGTTCACTTTCATACTCTTACCTCTTACCACCAAAACCAGCCCTTCAAGCAGCGCACGTCGTCTATTCTTGAATCATTTCAAATTGCAGTACAACCCACTCTACActtctcaacaaccaacatACCAATTCACCATGTCCGCCACACCCTTcgacgaagatgacgaccCCATCATGGCCGAGTACAACCTCTTCGTCAAGCCCCCCCTTCCCGAAAACCGCaagctcgtcctcctccagtTCTTCAACAAGACCGCCaccgacccctccaccctccgcATCCCCCACATCATCGGAATGCGCCACAAGCCCGAGTCCGGTTTCTACGAGGTAGACCTCCCAATGGACATCAACACGGCCTACGACCGCAACAAAGGCGTAGAGATGGGCACCGCCCTCACCAAGTCTCTCGAGGCGAAAAAGGGCGGCACGCACGGTTTGGCGGGTGGATTCAGCTCCGTAGGTCCCGCCgcgacagcagcaagcagaGGTCGGCGGATGGCCcctggtgaggaggaatcgCCACGGATGAACTTCGAGGAGGCCGCGAGGAAGAACATGGTGCTCAAGACGCAGACGCTGAGCGGGCATCGCATTGCGAACGAAAACGTACCTCACAGTTATGTTGGTGTCTTCAAGGGCA atAACATCCACCTAACCCCCTTCAGCGACACCGTCAACCTCCGCCCCTTCCAACCGCACCTTGATGCCGTCACCGAGCAAGAACGCCTCAACCGTCCCAACCCAAACGCACCCCAAGACGCCGCCCCCGGCGCCCGCGCCCCAGGCCGCGCAATCCAAATGTCTCTCAAGTCAGCCATGGACGGCGTGGCGACTGACACTATGGCTGACCGGACGCACAAGGTCCAGCTGGAAAAGTGGCAGCACTTGGATTACATGCCCGACGACACGAACGGTGCCTGGCAGGCCTACAGGGAGAACCTCTTGTTGGTTCCAGAACAGGATTTGGAAGGGGTCAACAAGGAGGGGACGAAGGAGGATGCAAAGGGCAAGACGAAGGAGGTGGCCGATGAGAGGGATAAGATCTGTGCCATGCCCGATCTTGTCGACAAGGTTGCGCATTTGAGGACAGACTGGGATGAGGAGAAGTATATCAAGATTATAACGGAAAAGTGGTAG
- a CDS encoding hypothetical protein (COG:J; BUSCO:EOG092653KS; EggNog:ENOG503P2WN) encodes MGSPRQARKTIVDPILFHRPACQFATRTRTTTAISSVSPAIHTPSSLTMASFFKNLVFRPSLLPVASPIRTFSTTPSQSATLNQVLRGCRKPQKARHPVSPALSAIHAAQLKGVCVKVGITKPKKPNSGERKTARVRLSTGKVITAYIPGEGHNIQQHSVVLVRGGRAQDCPGVRYRLVRGALDLGGVGSRVSSRSKFGTKKPKKATV; translated from the exons ATGGGCAGCCCGCGCCAAGCCAGGAAAACAATTGTGGATCCGATACTTTTCCATCGCCCGGCCTGCCAATTcgcgacgaggacgaggacgacgacggcgataTCTTCAGTCTCGCCCGCCATTCACACACCCAGCTCTCTCACCATGGCATCCTTTTTCAAAAACCTGGTCTTCAGACCATCACTCCTCCCTGTCGCCTCCCCCATCAGAACCttctcaaccaccccctcccaatccgCAACCCTCAACCAAGTCCTCCGA gGATGCCGAAAACCCCAAAAAGCCCGCCACCCCGTCTCCCCCGCCCTTTCAGCAATCCACGCAGCCCAGCTCAAAGGCGTCTGCGTAAAAGTGGGCATCACCAAGCCCAAAAAGCCCAACTCTGGCGAGCGCAAGACTGCTCGTGTGAGACTCTCCACCGGCAAGGTCATCACCGCCTACATCCCCGGCGAAGGCCACAACATCCAGCAGCACTCCGTGGTTTTGGTCCGCGGCGGCAGAGCCCAGGATTGTCCCGGTGTGCGGTACAGACTGGTGCGCGGAGCGCTCGATCTAGGCGGTGTGGGCAGCAGGGTGAGCAGCAGGAGTAAGTTTGGGACGAAGAAGCCTAAGAAGGCGACGGTTTAA
- the PAT1 gene encoding DNA topoisomerase 2-associated protein pat1 (COG:S; BUSCO:EOG09260S3L; EggNog:ENOG503NVWW) has translation MSFFGFNNGHNTAATGFSQAHNPFQGLSGRDDDGDALEFEDTYDGLGDQLEETKDAYNDDTFGDTSDIAAAPVGKDFDFFSQTAKVQNAIEEEHYLFNRQQPPARSAQPAQPVQQMSYGQPSLQSAASYGYTSQGHYRTGYEKYSNDKYNNNEPVPELQVDASLWGVAPKKPAQPAPQVSQQAAQSSSAPSRKILSLEEVEAQMRAQAQAKAAQATPSPAPHAQGPSQIPYDPAIQFAQPAQQQFVPPVDHTRQALPIHVLQRPQSTQAPSPQPPVQPAAHQRQPSSTSVQPTQILQNPNRLSGDAARMGMQQHPTPPVSGPSAPPTQPAHRQQGSFGRQSNIITHPSQVSQLTEEQRAAYMEQEAKRAKRNHKIYLMSRDNGVMTPQDKSFVTRIQLQQLVAATGNPNEHGSDESLAEDFYYQVHSSLQGGQRQHPNQPLNNFAQTYLFQTGNRSGHMRRHRGPENHMQRMEQQVQRAVEAAKNKPKNKQLVIEGSLGKISFSNAKTPKPLLNIKRTESTDDANRPSSAHKVVSAGDRKSDLRTIERIYTILMKMEDHDRVLPPPPTSDTDAEGHQRGMRWSNEAQALNQDLWSALRVYDEPQPGHPHPFVALLSYNKGMKAMNRIFRHLSQEQRTTILTLVIVNLDKLDVVVNAQVTSAAVQLTAAMRENIHIFSNAVMNTLFNFLNELDLDIVAGLLSILSKQRLDIIAKSRIGASMITMILSRAEIIKVNVGNTHPSWQAWDMCHTDFFDRLEPTLPYMFPGSVNTADDIYVWQLLAALGIGASPEQQQRLVLAVKDRVMDTVALSKTLPADMGAQRLQNVNLFMRSIGLDVELLQ, from the exons ATGTCGTTCTTTGGATTCAATAACGGCCATAACACGGCGGCCACTGGCTTTTCACAGGCCCACAATCCCTTCCAAGGCCTTTCTGGCCGAGACGACGATGGCGATGCTTTGGAGTTTGAAGACACCTATGACGGGCTTGGAGATCAGCTCGAAGAAACAAAGGACGCCTACAACGATGATACTTTTGGGGATACTAGCGACATAGCTGCCGCGCCTGTTGGCAAGGATTTTGATTTCTTCTCGCAAACTGCCAAGGTTCAGAATGCCATCGAGGAGGAACATTATCTTTTCAACCGTCAGCAACCGCCGGCCCGGTCCGCCCAGCCTGCCCAGCCTGTCCAGCAGATGTCTTACGGTCAGCCGTCTCTTCAAAGCGCAGCCTCGTACGGCTATACATCTCAGGGCCACTATCGCACCGGCTACGAGAAGTATTCAAATGACAagtacaacaacaacgagcCGGTTCCCGAATTGCAGGTCGATGCCTCTCTCTGGGGTGTGGCGCCGAAGAAGCCGGCACAGCCTGCCCCTCAGGTCTCCCAGCAGGCTGCCCAGTCGAGTTCCGCGCCCAGTCGCAAGATTCTAAGCTTGGAGGAAGTCGAGGCTCAAATGAGAGCTCAGGCCcaggccaaggctgcccaAGCTACACCATCTCCGGCTCCTCATGCTCAAGGCCCTTCGCAAATCCCTTATGACCCGGCCATTCAATTTGCTCAACCGGCTCAGCAACAATTTGTTCCCCCGGTTGATCATACCAGACAAGCTCTCCCGATTCACGTACTGCAAAGACCTCAGTCCACCCAAGCGCCTTCGCCCCAGCCCCCGGTCCAACCTGCTGCTCATCAACGGCAACCGTCATCGACTTCTGTTCAGCCAACTCAAATCTTGCAGAATCCGAATCGTCTCTCTGGAGATGCCGCTAGAATGGGGATGCAGCAGCATCCCACGCCTCCGGTATCAGGGCCTTCTGCCCCCCCAACTCAACCCGCCCATAGACAGCAGGGTTCTTTCGGGAGACAGTCCAACATCATAACGCATCCATCCCAGGTGTCCCAACTTACCGAAGAGCAAAGGGCCGCCTACATGGAACAGGAGGCTAAGCGTGCTAAACGGAACCACAAGATCTACCTGATGTCTCGTGACAACGGTGTCATGACACCCCAGGACAAAAGCTTCGTCACACGCATTCAGCTTCAGCAGCTTGTTGCCGCCACTGGCAATCCGAACGAGCACGGGAGTGATGAGTCGCTTGCCGAAGATTTTTACTATCAAGTTCATAGCTCGCTTCAGGGCGGTCAAAGGCAACACCCCAACCAGCCGCTCAACAACTTTGCACAGACCTATCTTTTCCAGACTGGCAACAGGTCGGGTCACATGCGTCGCCACCGAGGCCCTGAGAATCATATGCAGCGTATGGAACAGCAGGTCCAGCGAGCTGTTGAAGCTGCCAAGAACAAGCCCAAGAACAAGCAACTCGTTATCGAGGGAAGTCTGGGCAAAATTTCATTCAGCAACGCCAAGACACCCAAGCCGCTGCTTAACATCAAGCGCACAGAGAGCACCGATGATGCCAACCGTCCTAGCAGTGCGCACAAGGTCGTCAGTGCCGGCGATCGTAAGAGTGATCTGCGCACCATTGAACGCATCTATACCATACTCATGAAGATGGAAGACCACGACCGCGTCCTGCCACCTCCCCCTACAAGCGACACCGACGCTGAAGGTCACCAGCGGGGCATGCGTTGGAGCAACGAAGCCCAAGCCCTGAACCAGGATCTGTGGTCCGCGCTGAGAGTCTACGATGAACCTCAACCGGGACACCCCCATCCTTTTGTTGCGCTTCTGTCATATAACAAGGGTATGAAGGCTATGAACAGGATCTTCCGCCATCTCAGCCAGGAGCAGCGCACCACCATTCTCACCTTGGTTATCGTCAATCTTGACAagcttgatgttgttgtcaACGCCCAGGTGACGTCCGCCGCGGTCCAGCTGACAGCTGCAATGCGCGAGAATATTCACATTTTCTCCAACGCCGTCATGAATACGctcttcaacttcttgaACGAGCTCGATCTTGACATCGTTGCCGGTCTGTTGTCTATTCTTTCCAAGCAACGATTGGACATTATTGCAAAGAGTCGCATCGGAGCTTCGATGATCACCATGATCCTGAGCCGCGCCGAAATTATTAAGGTTAATGTTGGAaacacccatccatcctGGCAGGCTTG GGACATGTGTCACACTGACTTTTTCGATCGTCTCGAACCTACGCTTCCCTATATGTTTCCTGGCTCTGTGAACACCGCCGATGACATTTACGTATGGCAACTGCTCGCGGCGCTTGGCATAGGAGCTAGCcccgagcagcagcagaggcttGTACTTGCTGTCAAGGACCGCGTCATGGATACGGTCGCTTTGTCAAAGACACTCCCCGCAGACATGGGCGCCCAGCGTCTCCAGAATGTGAACCTCTTCATGCGCAGCATTGGGTTGGATGTCGAGCTGCTACAGTAA